A region of the Calditrichota bacterium genome:
TCTTTGCCGAATAGAGTTACTCCGCCAATTTCAATTTTGATTATCGGCGCCAGAAAAAATGTGAAAAAAATCAAAATCCAGCCACTGCCTAATATAAAATAGGTCGTTACTAAAGCATAAATTTTTTTGGCATCTTTTCTTTTGGCAACGGATAGCGAATATGGCATCCAGGCGAATCTGAAGCCAGCCACGATGAGCCCCATAATGCCGGCGAGTTTGTAGCCAGCGTTGTAAATGCCAACCGTGTCAAAATCAGTAAGTCTTTCTAAAATAAAGCGATCTGACAAGTCCATCAACACTTTTGCCAAGCCTGAAAACATGTAAGGAAAACCAAAAACCAACAAAAGCTTAATCTCTTGCCGCTGAATTTGAAACCGAAAATATTTTATGCAGATCGGAAGCAGAAAAATCAGCATCGTTAATGAAGAAATGAAGTTAGCAAAGAAAATACCTGCGATGCCCATTTTTTGATAAACGATGAACAATACGTTAAAAGCAATATTGATCAAAATCTGCGCCAGCGTGATGAACAAATAAAGAACGGATTTTTCCTCAACGCGCAAAGTGATAAGAGGAATTTGCCCCAAAACATCGCCAATGAGGATGCCGATGGACAGGTGAATCAGGAGTTGGTAATCCTTTGAATGAAACAAAAATTCGGAAATTCTATCAGAGAACGAAAAGGTAAGGAATGAAAAAAGGAGGCTTAAAACAAAAATCGCCGAAAAAGCATTACTGAAAATCTTTCTTTTATCTGATAG
Encoded here:
- a CDS encoding oligosaccharide flippase family protein; the protein is MAFVMQEESISKSLLKLTRHSIIYGVGHVLNRAVGFLLLPIYTNFIAPEQLGVAAMTFLFLALMTIVYQIGISQAFLRYFSLADNLSDKRKIFSNAFSAIFVLSLLFSFLTFSFSDRISEFLFHSKDYQLLIHLSIGILIGDVLGQIPLITLRVEEKSVLYLFITLAQILINIAFNVLFIVYQKMGIAGIFFANFISSLTMLIFLLPICIKYFRFQIQRQEIKLLLVFGFPYMFSGLAKVLMDLSDRFILERLTDFDTVGIYNAGYKLAGIMGLIVAGFRFAWMPYSLSVAKRKDAKKIYALVTTYFILGSGWILIFFTFFLAPIIKIEIGGVTLFGKEYWAGIDIVPLIMASYLLYGLYSILIIEIYIKERSKVLPIITGIGAMANILGNLALIPILGMQGAAWTTIISYFLMVAILFYDTQRNYPIPFEFKRIAQIVVLYLIVYISGEYSFASKWWFIRLGLLSVSPLVLYFIGFFHKEELQKITSLRQKIHDRNE